ACAACCATTGGTGATTGGTTAATCCCAAAATCATAGTTTCTACGCAAATGACTACGTTAATTATAATAAGAAGACGAGAGAAAATGTATTACcacttatattaatttatacattttacaTTGTTTACGGAAGCACTAAAAAATTGTCATGATTGGAACCCTTATTATCTCCTTTTGTCTTTCTctccttatatattttattcaattcaatGGTATTTCTTATTTGGGCTATCAAAGACGTCATCCATTATGTTTAGAGCCTGCCAACCAAACTTGACTTGGACTCTAGAAAGAAAGCCCATTCATTATTAGGCTATTGAAATATCATCTTAGCTGGACATTTATATCCTGCATTTTCATTATTGCATCAGACACCTCTCAATTACTTTTCAAAGAGTCTATTCTGGAATGTAAATTTACATTCCGGGAACGAAATATAATGGGAGGTGTAGGATGTAATAATGGAGAGTGCAGGATAAAATAACCTCTTAGCTGTTTATCTGACCGACCCACTCTCAGAACAGGCCTAATTCTGCACCAACTTTTTCCTAACTTGAGACCACATCTCATCTCAGGGTTAATATGGATGTGTTAGAAATTTAGATCTGAATGAAAGGTAGTTGCTTCCTCCAACCTCAAAATTGTTTCCTGCACTAATctagaatataaaattacattatatatcagtctaatgtaaattttttaaaataattattataaaagttaacaaacttatcatatatatattaatatgtaattaaatgataatgaaaaactattttacaattataagtacatcatacataatttatttttttttaaataaattcatatttgaTCTAGCTTATTTCTACTTAGGAAACATCAAcaacttaaattttattaaaaaaattatacattattaaatcttgatttgttttctttaaaacatTATTATCCCATTATACTTTTTctctaaaatgaaaaatgtacttaaaaaaatctatatcaTCAAATTTAATTGGAAACTTATTGGTCACTAGGGACATGATTTCTCTAAGGCTTCTCCTAATTTGGAAAATGCCAGTTAAAATTAACGTTGGTGCATAATATTGGCAAGGAAGCAAATTCGATTGCAACAGACCCATCCATTAATTTCTCACCCAGTTTCTATTCTCTAACCACAATCTTATTCTTCTCAAAATTCCACCTCTCGTGGCTCCCAAAAACAAGGATCTTTATCAGTTATTACTCCATAATTTTCATTGAGTCTGTTGCTCCCATTTTTCCATTCTCTATTGCTCCCATCCCTTTCGTTTCATACACTTTTCAAAGGGCGCTTCTTCCTCATAGCTGGCAAAATGGTACGTATTTgattatcttttttctcttcttttttgcatGTCATTTAAGCCTATTAGCTGTATAACAGTTGTTGCTGCTTTGAGAATTATCCTGCTGACAATAATTGTGTTCTTCTTACCTTCCTTCCACTTTTTGGAAAATTCGGACAATCGACCTTTGAATGCCAATATTATCACCGATTCATATTCATATCATATGGTTTCTTTGTATATACTATATTACAGTTGAATATTTTACATTTCATATAATTAGGATTGTTTTTTACGTATGATGATGAAACTTGAGCTCTGAGACATTAATTAAACTGGAAATTTTCTATCAAAGTAGGAGCTGATATGATCGATAATGTCTAGGAGAATGAAAAGCCATTTCATCATGTGCATGCAAGCCCCCTACAACAAATCAACGATTTTCAAAAGATGATACCAATTTAAAACTTTCTATGTTTCTTAATGTCTCATGAAGGTTACGTGTTTTACGTCCTCTTAAAAATGGGAATTGGAACACAATTTGGGAAACAGAACTACAGAAAAATTCTAAATTCTCACCTTAACtcaaaacaacataaaatttgCATGTTGTGACCTGTGACAAAGAGTGAATAAAATTCTTGAATTGTAATGGAAAAAGTGTGGAACAACAAATGATTGAATCATTTGATGACAAAAACTATGGGACAGGCAAATGCAGCGTCTGGAATGGCTGTGCATGATGACTGCAAACTGAGGTTCCAGGAGCTTAAAGCAAAGCGAGTCTACCGCTTCATTACATTCAAAATTGAGCAACAACAAGTTGTGGTCGACAAAATAGGGGAATCTACGGAAAGCTATGATGATTTTCAGGCCAGTTTGCCAGCTGATGAGTGTCGTTATGCcgtctatgattttgatttcacAACTGATGAGAATTGCCAGAAAAGCAAGATCTTCTTCATTGCATGGTACTGGTCTATTACAGGACATACAAATTTGCACTTGGTTAATTAATAGACTCACCTGGCTTCAATAGAAACCAAAGTCACTTTTCTAATATATCTTGGCATTCTATATTTCTATGTAGTAATGCAAACATCTTAAGACTAATAAGACAAGTTGTTGAATACTCTTTGGGTGCAGGTCACCAGACACTTCAAAGGTGAGGATGAAGATGGTGTATGCAAGTTCCAAGGATAGATTCAAGAGGGAGCTGGATGGCATTCAAGTCGATATGCAAGCAACTGATCCAAGTGAAATGAGCTTGGACCTTGTGAAAGCGCGAGCCTTCtaagtccccccccccccccccccttttgcTATCTCAGCTCTCCTTCACAGTTATAaattgcttttcttttcctaACTATTTGACAACATTGGGGGCCATTGTGtgttattgcttattttagccTGGATTCGACAACGATTAATCCAAAATGGCATGTATTATTACAATGCATCTTTCTTCCAAACATTTTTTCAGTTTTCCATTGATCTTGGTTAGTTTCAAGAGGAAATTATGTGAGTGGCTGGTTCAAGATCAAGTAGCATCTATCATAGGTTGCCAATCTTATGTAAAAGCATTTATTATATGCACCTCTTTTTTACACTTCTCTTATTCGATACAATATTTATATGcgctaaacaaacaaaaaggctCGTGATTTACATTAATGCAACCATTAGAAATAAACGGGACAGTGCATGGCACTGACATGACTATTAGAACGTTTCTTTCTCTTCATTCAAAGTCAAACAAGCAATAGAGAAATTACTAAAGGCTCAGATATCCTGACCGATTCAATAATTCATGCTCCCGTTGCCTTATATGATGCAGGTTAGTTGCGAGAACTATTCTATTCCACGCAGACCAAACCATTTCCAAGGTGGGTAACAAACCCAACAAAATAATACTTCATCTAGTCCttttggtaaaaaataatagtattaatacactatcatttgtttttttataaaaaagactgGAGCGAGTAATACAGATTGAGATTTTCTATAATAACTCAAAACACCACTTTGAGCTTTGTAAAAAGTAACCCTTATTACATCATAATATAGGTAACGTAATCTGCCAGGTCTCTGAAAAACACGTAGGGTAAAGGGTCCGGGACGAACAACACAATGCTCGGTATAATACACAAAAGAAAACACTTGTCCAATACAATCTTGTTCTATTTTAACAATTTCTGGACTTCTACTAGTCCTCTCTAGTGCTATACAACGAGACCTTGTCATGCTTAAGCCTAACACAAACCCTTTTTGAGCAATCATTTACAGTAGAAATGAAATTTGAagagtaaaatgaaaaaagaagagaagaaagtaATCAGAAAAGGTATAACTGCTTTAGTGTAGATCTGttaattttgagttttgacTATATTAAGATAAAAGTGCAAGTTCAGCCCAAGCCAAAGATGATGACTTGAGCTCCACGCTTACTGATGTGTCAATTCTGCTCTCCAGCATGCTACATAATTCTCGCATAGATGGACGCACAGTTGTATCAGGGTTGATACAAAGAGTTATTACCTCGCATATCACTTTGAGGTCTTCATATCTAAAAATTTTCAGTTCAGGATCCACCACATGTGACATTTCATCTGGCATTTCAAGGTAGTCCTTGGCCTGCAGCACATATATATACGTTACAGCTTAGTAAAAAGAGTTCACTCTTTTTAAACATCAAATTTTGGAAAGTTTCTTACCCAGTCCACCAAGTACCCTTTGTCCTTACAGTATGGAGGTCTCCCGCTGATTATCTCTAGCAGAAGTACCCCAAAAGCAAATGTGTTTCCTTTGGTATCAAGATGGCGTGCTTCAAGGGAATTTGGAAGAATACAGACACCACCTTGGCTGCCAATGGAACCAGAATTCTTTTCTGATCTTTCAAGGATTGTCTTCCAACTTTCAAAATCAACCAACTGCAGTTCAGGTTGATGACAATGAGAATCTTAAGCAAGCTTTTGGATCTCCAACATAATGCATTGTATATAAACATAGGTGCATGTTACTCTATTTCTGCTCATTCTTGACTTCAAGAGATATTGAGAAAAATTGTAATTGGTAAATTTGAAGATTTGAACTAGCTAGTGCGTGCACCTTAGGGGAAAATTCTTCTGTAAGGTATACAGCACTAGAATTCAGCTCTGAGATAGTAAATGGAGGCTCCACTTCTGTATGCAAATACTTGAGTCCGCGTGCAATGCCTATGGCAATCTTCATACGCCGTGTCCAAGAGAATTGGCATCCTTCTTCATCTGCAGTCATAATTGCATGCTGAAGGAACTGaaacacttaaaatttaaaatatacacaTGAGCTGAGAGACTTGACTTACAACAATGTAGGTGATCATGAAGTGTCCCATTTGAAGCATAATCAAAAACCAACATCCTTGTAAATGGAGTGTCCTCTCTACAATAGCCCAGCAGTTTTCCTATATTCTCATTATCTAACCTTGCCAAGTCTGCCACCTGAATGGCATAAAGAAATATTAAGAGATTTGGACAACTATTTGTGGGCAAATTCTAGCATGCGGTAGGCATAGGAAAATTTACATTACCTCTCTCTGAAAATAGAGCTCAAGATATCCTGTCCAATGCTCCTCGTTGATGCAGAGGGAAACCACAGCAATCTCAGGCCCACCTTTCATTGTTCCCTTGTACACCACACTATCTGGTGAGGACCCAATTATGTTGCTGAAGTCTTCACAGGCAACTTCAAGCTCTTGTCTGCTATACCTTCTCACATCTTTCAACAACTCAGGGTCTGCACATTAATAAAGCCAATTATGTTGAAAACAGCTCTAGAAATACTAGATGTAAATAGAAAGTAGGGAAAAAGAAACAGAATCTACATACCTATATATACTGCCGTATGATCTTTCTGGCTTCCAGATTTTTTCCAAGGAATAATGATAGATGATTTTTTGTTACATCTCTGAAAAGCAGCAAGAACAGCAACCAGAAAGAGAGAGCCCACCATAGTTCCAGTTACTATTTCTAGAGCCAAAAGCCAAACAGGTTTCGATGCTCTGTGATGCTTGGACACATATTCAGCAGGTTGGTGATTTGGATTCACCACTGGCTGGCTCTTGGCACTGGCAGGTGAAGCACCCGCTATGAAATAATAGTTCAGTATTAGATACAAAATTAGGAAGGAGCAATTTATGGTAAAAAGTGTTATACAGCATATGTTGGATTTGACAAAATTCTTATTTGTAAATATCGCATAGATCCATTCTTAACATGGGCTTGGGTTTTCAAAAGAGGAATACTAAGTGAATACCAGTAAACTCAAGACTCAGCTCATTTCATCTATTCTGcatgattcaaattttatgaGGTGTCTATGAAGAGACATTTGATCCATGCCTTAAATCTTAGATTCTTGAAAGGTAATGTCAATACATACCACACTGTATAGAAGACCGCTGCTTTAAATCCTGACCCTGGAGGCAATTCCCTTGAAAGTTTAACCTGTTAGACATAGTATATGTTTACTAAATATAGTGTAGGAGTAGAATGCCAACACAACCAGGGTATCAGAAAAGTACCTTGGAAGATACTCCAAGCATTTGGGTATGCTaccaactaaaaaattaaatgagaagtCTGCTACTTTCAACTGAGACGAACGACAGAAGCCAGTTACATTCTCCTTTGAAGCATACCTGAagaaattatacaaatttataAGAGACAGATTAACAACATTCAATCTTTGACCGGTTTAACTTGATTTTTTATACTTCATGTTGAATCTGTCTACATGTTGCTCAGCCACAATAGTTTTAAGCCGATTCATAACCCAAAGGGCATTTAATGGCTCCTGAACAtgttgaaaacttgaaactaGTCATTGccaataataaattatcctATTTCATTTAGCATATATCCAAATTATCTCCTTTATAGTAAACTTCAAAGATAAATCTAAAGCATGAtcatatacaaaaaataaaataaaataaaaaatgaataaaatttctcTTTTGCCATTAGTCACGACTAATGAGTGGTGAAATCGTGAAACAAgtgacattaaaaaaaaacagtaatttGCATCCATTCAATTGTATTCAAGTCCAAAATTAAGCTCATCTAACAATCACTATGCACAACACGTATCTAGGGGAGCTACAATCTATAGCTGTACTCATAAAAGGAAGTGCTTAACAACCAGTTATTAGGAAAATGAATAAGGATAAGGAATCTTGGAATCAAACTATAACAactcaattataaaaattacactCACATCCCATGCATATTTGAAGCAAAATTTGCGCTACCACCAGCAGGAACAGGTCCTTGAAGCCTATTCCTATCCAGCTGAAGTTCTTGAAGGTATCTCAAGTTTCCAAGCTCAGGAGGTAGCCTACCAGTCAACCCATTGGACTGCAAGTTTCTACAGGAATGTAAACAAATTTGAATAAGTATGAgattcaataattttatttactcGGGAAGACCATACtgaatttcttttacattttcacaACTTGGGTTAGATTTCCAATCTCTGCAGGAATTGGTCCCGTTAACTGATTCATTCCCAAATCCAACACCTTGAGAGATTCCAACACACCCAACTCTCTAGGTATTGTTCCAATGAAACTGTTGCcatgcaaaattctgcataaaaaTAAGAAGCAGAAATTAGCTTCAACCATGATATTTCAGAACCAAGACACATAGTAATCACAATGACTAAACCAAAGATTTTCACTTTTTAGGATCAAGTATGGCTAGGAGAAAAGATGAACATACAGTTCTTGCAAGTAGGTGATTTGCCCCAGCTCTGGTGCAAGAAACCCCTTTAATGATGATCCTGAAATGTTCctgcaaaaaaaagaagaatcccAATCTTTATTACTAGAAATGTGCTAACTTAGAAATTCACGTCATGAACCTTGTCAAATAGCAACAGTACACCTACCCCCCACCACCACCAATAACAACAGAAAAAGCAACAGTCAGAAAAGACCAATAATATCTTACAGCTTGATGACATGATCGCGAAGCATAGTGCATAAGACGCCAAACCAGTTACAAGGATCTGATTCCACCGTATCCCAATTGGATAAAACTTGATATGGGTCTTCATACACAGCTTCTTTGAAGCTCCTAAGCGCCCAAACtatcaagaaaagaaagaaacaatgcAAATTACTTAAAATTTCATTGCTATGCACCGTAATAAAAACTCGGGTAgccaaaagacaaaaaaaaaaaaaagaccacaTCCATGAAAAGCAAAACCAATCACACAGTCTCGAAACTTGCAAGTTGACACAGGAAATTGAGCTACCTACCAATCTTTGCTACTTAATGACACCTAACACATTAGTAccgtagaaaaaaaaaattaacaagattTTAGGAGCAGACAAAGATAGTAGTATAACATGAGTGAATAGCTGAGATCTGAAAAAGAAAGTGAACACTCCAACTAAAGATATACCTTCGTTTGAGGGCACCATGTCAGAAACCACAAACGAGAGCGCGGAAATCAAAGCGAGAAACAACAATGAAGTGCAAGGCTTCATCTTGTTTTGTTAGCCACTCACTTAACTTCACTTTACTTCTATCTAACAGAATTCAAAAGCACTTTCCAAGAAAGAGTAGAACtcatgagaagaagaagaattgaaaAGCTGCAACTAAGTACTATAAAAGGTTCTAAAAATCAGCATTGTGTGCTACTAACAGGTTTTGCAGCAGAGTGAAAGAGGAGTTTAAAAATCCAAGATTTGGCAACTACCGGTGGAAAGAATAACCAACTAGCTGGTTGGAATGAGAGACAGAGAAAACTAAAAGTGAGCAAAT
The nucleotide sequence above comes from Glycine soja cultivar W05 chromosome 11, ASM419377v2, whole genome shotgun sequence. Encoded proteins:
- the LOC114377690 gene encoding actin-depolymerizing factor 7-like isoform X2 — encoded protein: MANAASGMAVHDDCKLRFQELKAKRVYRFITFKIEQQQVVVDKIGESTESYDDFQASLPADECRYAVYDFDFTTDENCQKSKIFFIAWSPDTSKVRMKMVYASSKDRFKRELDGIQVDMQATDPSEMSLDLVKARAF
- the LOC114377690 gene encoding actin-depolymerizing factor 7-like isoform X1; translated protein: MTKTMGQANAASGMAVHDDCKLRFQELKAKRVYRFITFKIEQQQVVVDKIGESTESYDDFQASLPADECRYAVYDFDFTTDENCQKSKIFFIAWSPDTSKVRMKMVYASSKDRFKRELDGIQVDMQATDPSEMSLDLVKARAF
- the LOC114377689 gene encoding probable LRR receptor-like serine/threonine-protein kinase At1g63430, with the translated sequence MKPCTSLLFLALISALSFVVSDMVPSNEVWALRSFKEAVYEDPYQVLSNWDTVESDPCNWFGVLCTMLRDHVIKLNISGSSLKGFLAPELGQITYLQELILHGNSFIGTIPRELGVLESLKVLDLGMNQLTGPIPAEIGNLTQVVKINLQSNGLTGRLPPELGNLRYLQELQLDRNRLQGPVPAGGSANFASNMHGMYASKENVTGFCRSSQLKVADFSFNFLVGSIPKCLEYLPRLNFQGNCLQGQDLKQRSSIQCAGASPASAKSQPVVNPNHQPAEYVSKHHRASKPVWLLALEIVTGTMVGSLFLVAVLAAFQRCNKKSSIIIPWKKSGSQKDHTAVYIDPELLKDVRRYSRQELEVACEDFSNIIGSSPDSVVYKGTMKGGPEIAVVSLCINEEHWTGYLELYFQREVADLARLDNENIGKLLGYCREDTPFTRMLVFDYASNGTLHDHLHCYEEGCQFSWTRRMKIAIGIARGLKYLHTEVEPPFTISELNSSAVYLTEEFSPKLVDFESWKTILERSEKNSGSIGSQGGVCILPNSLEARHLDTKGNTFAFGVLLLEIISGRPPYCKDKGYLVDWAKDYLEMPDEMSHVVDPELKIFRYEDLKVICEVITLCINPDTTVRPSMRELCSMLESRIDTSVSVELKSSSLAWAELALLS